One Mercurialis annua linkage group LG3, ddMerAnnu1.2, whole genome shotgun sequence DNA window includes the following coding sequences:
- the LOC126674734 gene encoding DNA repair protein UVH3 isoform X6: protein MKSSIVAEQEERLTKTASTSAAAILSEEEGNDEDEEMILPAMFGKVDPAVLAALPPSMQLDLLVQMRERLMAENRQKYQKVKKAPEKFSELQIEAYLKTVAFRREIDQVQKAAAGNGVGGVQSSRIASEANREFIFSSSFTGDKQLLASNGVHRNGNKHQQTPLRNPFSDSANSVPSSSKSNAVIGFVQDESRGAFDEDVETYLDERGCIRVSRVRAMGMRMTRDLQRNLDLMKEVEQERTHANKTASVQPEPNRDKTGSPKGTASENLQAKSSHDKNGESVKSDERTQQLVLENKGSIQISFEVDDCFDNDDDVFTSLVAAQSVNMPSADNVALRGQISDSSDGDWEEGVIDTRGDSAINDLTLETNPQRTESIISDDSEVEWEDGGGDHENSLFPSESRKPASRSYLEEEADLQEAIRRSLEESGGEKFNTTPLEHEDDTAGFILPEKDVTQQDKFSSEVFATRKMDRVGQSDIAQVSSSLSQSQMKLSEMHDPDNKRILTNKSYVKDMKSNDEQPSQDTREFPSAESAAPLEANETHVAVKQSSDTKNRVGVSHVPEAACGSLPCEISSEDKGDKVEAKPYTSVNEGKNTESSCHLIEITSPSTSIMEPSIDSTIGTDWEPNLGRERNSDHQYNEEQDMDKFASNENLQADFSETTLQEEILILDQESRNLGSEQKKLERNAESVSSEMFAECQELLQMFGLPYIIAPMEAEAQCAYMELVNLVDGVVTDDSDVLLFGASNVYKNIFDDRKYVETYFMKDIEKELGLTREKLIRMALLLGSDYTEGISGIGIVNAIEVVNAFPEGNGLEKFREWIESPDPTILRKFDLKTDASMMKKGDPSSGTSNSRVDSFNQNISEAHKEEDSADRIHDTRQIFMDKHRNVSKNWHVPSSFPSEAVISAYLCPQVDKSTEPFTWGKPDLNVLRRLCWEKFAWGLQKSDELLLPVLKEYNKHETQLRLEAFYTFNERFAKIRSKRIEKALKGIKGNQCSELMDDDVKKNTPEKEKTTITASKRAKGGVSSKKTKSAGVATAKGSRKRVGREPVLTEVDNSGQKSQCKDGRGKRRGRSVGKREGRGKKRGIEHSDSSEDHVTDGYDELEVCVEKSKGPQEVRRSARSRKPASYTEDDLETDVDRTVDVRCNKEAVEPGLFGVVASRDASTSHSVEEQLKVEDNLPGYLFKDYLERGKEGLSNNDVIGEAGVNPNNNPTEVGVSQDYFKMGGGFCIEESETDPDQNAAYSPSMHHVWETPDSSKLLGDTEEADRCKGSDPSVSSAKRTFSDTQHDSEPAMDFINAGDSGDHLKVSSSLPESTDSKTGGFRLSAMPFLKRKRRKN, encoded by the exons CCAGCAATGTTTGGGAAAGTTGACCCTGCTGTCTTAGCAGCTCTGCCACCCTCAATGCAACTTGATCTTCTTGTCCAG ATGAGAGAGAGGTTGATGGCTGAAAATagacaaaagtatcaaaaagtCAAGAAG GCACCTGAGAAATTTTCTGAGTTACAAATAGAGGCTTATCTTAAAACTGTTGCTTTCCGCCGGGAAATAGATCAAGTGCAGAAAGCTGCTGCTGGCAATGGCGTAGGTGGTGTTCAGTCTTCACGAATAGCTTCAGAAGCCAATAGAGAGTTTATCTTCTCTTCATCTTTTACTGGAGACAAACA ATTGCTGGCATCTAATGGAGTGCATAGAAATGGAAATAAGCATCAGCAGACACCACTAAGGAATCCTTTTTCAGATTCTGCGAATAGTGTTCCATCTTCTAGTAAGTCCAATGCTGTTATAGGATTTGTCCAAGATGAATCTAGAGGGGCATTTGATGAAGATGTTGAGACATATTTGGATGAAAGAGGCTGTATTCGAGTAAGTAGAGTGAGAGCCATGGGGATGCGCATGACACGTGATTTGCAAAGGAACTTGGACTTGATGAAAGAAGTTGAACAAGAAAGAACACATGCAAATAAGACAGCAAGTGTTCAACCTGAGCCGAACAGAGATAAAACTGGATCTCCAAAAGGCACTGCTAGTGAAAATCTGCAGGCGAAAAGTTCCCATGACAAAAATGGTGAATCTGTTAAGTCAGATGAGAGAACCCAGCAGTTGGTTTTAGAAAATAAGGGTTCTATTCAGATATCTTTTGAAGTTGATGACTGTTTTGACAATGATGATGATGTATTTACTTCTTTAGTAGCTGCACAATCTGTTAATATGCCTTCTGCTGACAATGTTGCATTAAGAGGGCAGATTTCAGATTCTTCTGATGGTGATTGGGAGGAAGGAGTTATCGATACAAGAGGTGACAGTGCTATTAATGATTTGACGTTAGAAACTAATCCCCAGCGTACAGAAAGCATCATTTCTGATGATAGTGAAGTGGAATGGGAGGATGGAGGCGGTGATCATGAAAATTCCTTATTTCCATCTGAATCTAGAAAGCCAGCTTCCAGAAGTTATTTGGAGGAAGAGGCTGATTTGCAAGAAGCAATAAGGAGAAGTCTTGAGGAATCTGGGGGTGAGAAATTCAACACCACACCATTGGAGCATGAAGATGATACTGCTGGGTTTATTCTTCCTGAGAAGGATGTGACCCAACAAGATAAATTCTCTTCTGAAGTTTTTGCAACTAGAAAGATGGACAGGGTGGGTCAAAGTGATATCGCACAGGTCTCATCTTCTCTTTCACAGAGCCAGATGAAGTTGTCTGAGATGCATGATCCTGATAATAAAAGAATCCTGACAAATAAATCATATGTAAAAGATATGAAATCTAATGATGAACAGCCAAGTCAAGATACAAGAGAATTTCCATCTGCAGAATCAGCTGCTCCTTTGGAAGCAAATGAGACCCATGTGGCTGTGAAGCAATCTTCAGACACTAAGAATCGTGTTGGGGTTTCTCATGTCCCCGAAGCAGCATGTGGTTCCTTGCCTTGCGAAATATCGTCTGAAGACAAAGGAGACAAAGTAGAAGCAAAACCATATACGTCGGTCAACGAGGGGAAAAATACAGAATCATCTTGTCATTTAATTGAGATAACCAGCCCCTCCACATCTATTATGGAGCCATCCATAGATTCAACAATTGGAACTGATTGGGAACCCAACTTGGGTAGAGAAAGAAATTCTGATCATCAATATAATGAGGAGCAGGACATGGATAAATTTGCAAGCAATGAGAATCTACAGGCTGATTTCTCAGAGACCACTTTGCAGGAGGAAATTCTGATTCTTGATCAAGAAAGTAGGAACCTAGGATCTGAACAAAAGAAGCTTGAACGCAATGCTGAATCAGTTAGCAGTGAGATGTTTGCAGAATGTCAG gaactcttgcagatgtTTGGCTTACCATATATCATAGCGCCAATGGAAGCAGAGGCTCAATGTGCCTACATGGAACTTGTAAATCTTGTTGATGGTGTTGTGACTGATGACTCTGATGTGCTTTTATTTGGGGCTAGCAATGTATATAAGAATATTTTTGATGACCGCAAATACGTGGAGACATACTTCATGAAG GATATTGAAAAAGAGCTAGGCTTAACCAGAGAAAAATTAATTCGCATGGCGCTACTTCTGGGAAGTGATTATACTGAGGGCATAAG TGGGATTGGCATAGTTAATGCGATTGAGGTCGTGAATGCATTCCCAGAAGGCAATGGACTTGAGAAATTCCGGGAATGGATTGAATCACCAGATCCAACCATTTTAAGGAAGTTTGACTTGAAAACAGATGCCAGTATGATGAAGAAAGGCGACCCTAGTTCTGGAACTAGCAATAGCAGAGTTGATTCATTTAACCAGAACATATCAGAAGCTCACAAGGAGGAAGATTCTGCAGATCGCATTCATGATACGAGGCAGATTTTCATGGATAAACAT AGAAATGTGAGCAAGAACTGGCATGTTCCTTCTTCTTTCCCAAGTGAAGCTGTTATTTCTGCATATTTGTGTCCACAAGTGGACAAATCAACTGAGCCTTTCACATGGGGAAAGCCAGATCTTAATGTTCTTCGTCG ATTATGCTGGGAAAAGTTTGCATGGGGCTTGCAAAAATCAGATGAGTTGCTGTTACCTGTTCTGAAAGAGTACAATAAACATGAG ACTCAACTTCGGCTGGAAGCATTTTACACCTTTAATGAGAGATTTGCGAAAATTCGAAGTAAGAGGATAGAAAAAGCACTCAAAGGGATCAAAGGAAATCAATGTTCAGAGTTGATGGACGATGATGTGAAAAAAAATACTCCTGAAAAGGAGAAAACAACAATTACGGCTTCAAAGAGGGCAAAGGGGGGTGTTTCAAGCAAGAAGACCAAATCTGCAGGAGTAGCTACTGCTAAGGGATCTAGGAAAAGAGTTGGTAGAGAACCTGTTTTGACTGAAGTGGATAATTCAGGACAGAAATCACAATGCAAAGATGGAAGAGGGAAAAGAAGAGGGAGAAGCGTTGGAAAGAGGGAAGGAAGGGGAAAGAAAAGGGGAATTGAGCACTCTGATTCCAGTGAGGATCATGTCACTGATGGTTACGATGAGCTAGAAGTTTGTGTTGAAAAGTCAAAAGGGCCACAAGAAGTTCGAAGG TCAGCACGCTCTAGGAAGCCCGCAAGTTACACCGAGGATGACTTGGAAACTGATGTGGACAGAACAGTAGATGTACGGTGTAACAAAGAGGCAGTAGAACCGGGCCTATTTGGAGTCGTAGCAAGTAGAGATGCCAGTACTAGCCACAGTGTTGAGGAACAGCTCAAAGTGGAAGATAATTTACCGGGATACCTCTTTAAAGACTATCTTGAAAGAGGGAAGGAGGGTTTATCTAACAATGATGTTATTGGTGAAGCTGGTGTGAACCCAAATAACAATCCAACTGAAGTTGGTGTCTCTCAAGATTACTTTAAAATGGGAGGGGGGTTTTGCATAGAGGAAAGTGAGACAGATCCCGACCAAAATGCTGCTTATAGCCCATCTATGCATCATGTCTGGGAAACACCCGATTCTTCCAAACTCTTGGGAGATACGGAAGAAGCTGACAGATGTAAGGGCTCAGATCCATCAGTTTCTAGTGCCAAAAGAACATTCAGTGATACCCAACATGATAGCGAGCCGGCTATGGATTTCATAAATGCTGGGGACAGTGGTGATCATCTCAAAGTCAGTTCGTCTCTGCCAGAAAGCACGGACAGTAAAACTGGCGGATTTAGGCTCAGTGCAATGCCTTTCTTAAAAAGAAAACGGAGGAAGAACTGA